DNA sequence from the Prolixibacter sp. SD074 genome:
CCCGGACCATGTACCTGGCATATTTTGTTGCTGAAGTTGTGAGCAGATCATTCAAAGATAAAGCATTGACAGCGGAACGGCTATCCGGCAAAGGAACCAACGAATTGTCTGTCGAACAACTCCAACCCGGCACCACAAAAAATAACACGGCCAATATCCTGCCAACGATCAAAGAACTCTTCTACTGTTTTTGTTTCATTTTCCCCTTTAAAATTCCAACCCCAACTTGCGAACGGCATAGTTGAAGGCATAATCATCTATCTCATCTACACTCCGGCGATATATTTTCAATCGCTCTTTCTCCTCTCCCGTCGCCAGTTTCGGATCGTCAAAAATGGCTTCCTCTACGGTGGCAGTCGGGTATTTACTCATGGCTTCACTGGTCGCCAAGGGGGTAAGCGTGATAATTTGGTCAAAAGGTATCTCGTCCAACTTTCCCAGTATTTTACTTTTGGCTTCCCGGATGTCCACCACTGCTTCAATCATTGCCTTCACGGCAAACGGATCAATAGCACACGATGTTAATCCGGCGCTTTGAACCACCACGTTATTTCGCGTATAATAACGAAGCCATCCTTCCAGCATTTGTGAACGGGCAGCATTTTCCGTGGTCAATATCAAAACTTTCGCCATAAAAATTATTCCTTCACAAAATCCTTAAACGCATTATACGTCCCGCCGGATTGCTGATATTCCTGGTAATCTGACTGCTGTTTCTTCCATTCAGCGGCCATTTGGATCAGCACACCATCGGCATGTTCGAAAAACATCATGTATGCCTCACAAAACCGTGGTTTCCGATGATCGCGCGGATCCTTAATCCGATCCTTGGTGCAACCACCGTAGCACTTAGTGAACCACTTACATTGTTTGCATTTCAACGGAACAGCGCTCTTCGCCCGTCCAAAAGCCTGTTGTTTTTTGGAATTCAACATATTAACAATTTTGTCATGCCGGATATTTCCCAAACGGTGTTTCGGATCGACAAAAAAGTCACACGAATAAACGTTGCCATTGTGCTCAATCACCGTGTAAACGCCGCATTCGCGCATAAAAGAACACTCGGGGGCTTCCATTCCCACATACGTGTGAAAAACCGTTTCGAAATGACGAATGGACGTGGTGGGTCGTCCATTTTCAAAATCGGCCAGCCACAAATCGAAAAGTTCGACCAGGAACTTCCCATATTTCCCGGCAGTTACCGAAAAGGATGCGGCCTGGGTGGGATCATCCTTGTCCGGTTCCACAATGGGAATGAACTGCATATAAGTTAAACCAAGACGCTTATAATAATTGTAAAGTTCCTCCGCATAATCAGCCGAATAATCGGTCACACAACACATCGCATTTACCGCCACGCCTTCTTCCAACAGCATTTTCGCCACATTCTCTACCTTTACCCAGGTAGGCTGTTCACTTTTATCCTTACGGAAACGGTCGTGAATATGTTGCGGGCCATCCAGCGACAAACCGATCAGCCAGTCGTATTCCTTGAAGAACTTGGCCCACTCACGGTTAAGCAGGGTACCGTTGGTCTGGAAACCGTTACCAACAACTTTTCCATAACCGTATTTCTTCTCCAGCTCGATCGCCCGCTTGTAAAAATCCAGTCCCATCAGGGCCGGTTCGCCGCCTTGCCAGGCA
Encoded proteins:
- a CDS encoding arsenate reductase ArsC, translating into MAKVLILTTENAARSQMLEGWLRYYTRNNVVVQSAGLTSCAIDPFAVKAMIEAVVDIREAKSKILGKLDEIPFDQIITLTPLATSEAMSKYPTATVEEAIFDDPKLATGEEKERLKIYRRSVDEIDDYAFNYAVRKLGLEF
- a CDS encoding anaerobic sulfatase maturase, which encodes MSVRYKPLNSVLVKPAGPDCNLDCSYCFYLEKDELFPDTKVHRMSLEIQEEMIRQVMQQSGPNVSIAWQGGEPALMGLDFYKRAIELEKKYGYGKVVGNGFQTNGTLLNREWAKFFKEYDWLIGLSLDGPQHIHDRFRKDKSEQPTWVKVENVAKMLLEEGVAVNAMCCVTDYSADYAEELYNYYKRLGLTYMQFIPIVEPDKDDPTQAASFSVTAGKYGKFLVELFDLWLADFENGRPTTSIRHFETVFHTYVGMEAPECSFMRECGVYTVIEHNGNVYSCDFFVDPKHRLGNIRHDKIVNMLNSKKQQAFGRAKSAVPLKCKQCKWFTKCYGGCTKDRIKDPRDHRKPRFCEAYMMFFEHADGVLIQMAAEWKKQQSDYQEYQQSGGTYNAFKDFVKE